A window of the Sporichthya brevicatena genome harbors these coding sequences:
- a CDS encoding peptidase M6 immune inhibitor A: protein MSRTRRPGARSIAALSALGLAVGLAAGLSGSTAKADVPLIDQALADPFSAASHALDPGVIAHFPHDAVFSLSPELAALVGRATVSADEAAKLLSQRNASSGLAARPGVLPADTPEVGTKRLWPALDMVGKTSNSVPPFGLYLKEYTLQAKRENIEIWVASGTDDISTGTQFPAGDCRSVEADPTVVTPAQAQALADEFQDKQLPISSKYFSTAPPRDGTKGIGQLGLLGGPDFTGNGNSVVTLVDNVRDPNFYDFVNNRTYIAGFFAPIFNLITDRNVMTIDAFDWQHRTGANPKNEPDEDICKSRPARPRTYESVFIHEYQHLLHSYTNPNPSPVGLPFRSEDLWINEGLSDMAPMFAGYADPSITVDRIGAESHIFCFQGYGEKKGKGNANPNYCGGPENSLTLWEDQGGNSDILADYGNAWSFMIFLHDRYGPEMISALHRDPEFGLVSLQNLLNEFGEGVDAYDVLHDFQLMNLLDNIVSAKGVKLTGVDKARITSKLLKAQINYRYKAAYAAPGAAPNGADYVELLGPNGPLAGKDLKSLTFVGPATGPGDVPVENWMVRLVGIDAKGKRVLVRSFENATNLTLTAADLKEFAPFKTVIAVVSVDDLVGAHSGYVPYSLTVNDQLQPGGA from the coding sequence ATGTCTCGTACCCGCAGGCCGGGAGCTCGTTCGATCGCCGCGCTGAGCGCGCTGGGCCTGGCGGTGGGCCTCGCGGCCGGCCTGTCGGGCTCGACGGCGAAGGCCGACGTGCCGTTGATCGACCAGGCGCTCGCGGACCCGTTCTCCGCCGCCTCCCACGCCCTGGACCCGGGCGTCATCGCGCACTTCCCGCACGACGCGGTCTTCAGCCTCTCGCCCGAGCTCGCCGCCCTGGTCGGCAGGGCGACGGTGAGCGCGGACGAGGCGGCCAAGCTCCTCTCGCAGCGCAACGCGAGCAGCGGCCTCGCGGCGCGGCCGGGCGTCCTGCCGGCGGACACGCCCGAGGTCGGCACGAAGCGGCTGTGGCCCGCGCTCGACATGGTCGGCAAGACCAGTAACTCGGTTCCGCCGTTCGGGTTGTACCTGAAGGAGTACACGCTCCAGGCCAAGCGCGAGAACATCGAGATCTGGGTCGCCAGCGGCACCGACGACATCTCGACCGGCACCCAGTTCCCGGCCGGGGACTGCCGCTCGGTCGAGGCCGACCCGACGGTCGTGACGCCGGCTCAGGCCCAGGCGCTGGCCGACGAGTTCCAGGACAAGCAGCTGCCGATCTCGTCGAAGTACTTCTCGACCGCCCCGCCGCGGGACGGCACGAAGGGCATCGGCCAGCTCGGTCTGCTCGGCGGGCCGGACTTCACCGGCAACGGCAACTCGGTCGTCACGCTCGTCGACAACGTGCGGGACCCGAACTTCTACGACTTCGTCAACAACCGCACCTACATCGCCGGGTTCTTCGCGCCGATCTTCAACCTCATCACCGACCGCAACGTGATGACGATCGACGCCTTCGACTGGCAGCACCGCACCGGGGCGAACCCGAAGAACGAGCCGGACGAGGACATCTGCAAGTCGCGGCCGGCGCGCCCGCGGACCTACGAGAGCGTCTTCATCCACGAGTACCAGCACCTGCTGCACAGCTACACGAACCCGAACCCCTCGCCGGTCGGCCTGCCGTTCCGGAGCGAGGACCTCTGGATCAACGAGGGCCTGTCGGACATGGCCCCGATGTTCGCCGGCTACGCGGACCCGTCGATCACGGTCGACCGGATCGGCGCGGAGTCGCACATCTTCTGCTTCCAGGGCTACGGCGAGAAGAAGGGGAAGGGCAACGCCAACCCCAACTACTGCGGTGGTCCGGAGAACTCCCTGACGCTGTGGGAGGACCAGGGCGGCAACTCCGACATCCTGGCCGACTACGGCAACGCCTGGTCGTTCATGATCTTCCTCCACGACCGGTACGGCCCGGAGATGATCTCGGCGCTGCACCGTGACCCCGAGTTCGGTCTGGTCAGCCTGCAGAACCTGCTCAACGAGTTCGGCGAGGGCGTGGACGCCTACGACGTCCTGCACGACTTCCAGCTGATGAACCTGCTCGACAACATCGTCAGCGCGAAGGGCGTGAAGCTGACCGGCGTCGACAAGGCGCGGATCACCTCGAAGCTGCTCAAGGCGCAGATCAACTACCGCTACAAGGCGGCCTACGCGGCGCCTGGCGCGGCCCCGAACGGCGCGGACTACGTCGAGCTGCTCGGCCCGAACGGACCGCTGGCCGGCAAGGACCTCAAGTCGCTGACCTTCGTCGGCCCGGCGACGGGCCCCGGCGACGTGCCGGTCGAGAACTGGATGGTCCGGCTCGTCGGCATCGACGCCAAGGGCAAGCGGGTCCTGGTCCGGTCGTTCGAGAACGCGACCAACCTGACCCTGACCGCGGCGGACCTGAAGGAGTTCGCTCCGTTCAAGACCGTGATCGCCGTGGTCAGCGTCGACGACCTGGTCGGGGCCCACTCGGGCTACGTGCCCTACAGCCTGACGGTCAACGACCAGCTCCAGCCCGGCGGCGCCTGA